A genomic window from Tachyglossus aculeatus isolate mTacAcu1 chromosome 9, mTacAcu1.pri, whole genome shotgun sequence includes:
- the LOC119932055 gene encoding proline-rich protein 2-like — MPPSDGGHAHNRCGPRPNQEEAPGFGPAPNPGCRPRPPAAVQAPVGCRPRPNQMSAPAFGPAPWCGPRPNQMELRALAPPPTAGPAHRLSATPSSDGGPAHNRRGPPPNQMELQTVGPAPVRRRPRPQQLWATVQSGGGPRASAPPTGCRPRPRQMEAPPQSDVGPGLWPHPLERAPPPTAGAAHRLSATTSSDGGPAHNSCGPRPNQMELPGFGPAPCGGPRPRPRQMEVPPTTAVGHGPIRWRPPGVGPAHRLSAKPPSAAGPAPISCRLRPLAPPQSDGAPGLWPRPLPREPPTGCRPRPRQMEAPPTTGVGPDPIRWSSRALAPPPSGGGPAPHSCGPRPNQVAAPGRRPRPPPAAAMLCG, encoded by the coding sequence ATGCCCCCGTCAGACGGAGGCCACGCCCACAACAGGTGTGGGCCACGACCCAATCAGGAGGAGGCCCCGGGCTTTGGCCCCGCCCCCAATCCGGGCTgccggccccgcccaccggccGCCGTCCAAGCCCCCGTCGGCTGCAGGCCCCGCCCCAATCAGATGTCGGCCCCGGcctttggccccgccccctggtgCGGGCCCCGCCCCAACCAGATGGAGCTCCGGGctttggccccgccccctacCGCGGGCCCCGCCCACCGGCTGTCGGCCACGCCCTCGTCAGATGGAGGCCCCGCCCACAACAGGCGTGGGCCCCCACCCAATCAGATGGAGCTCCAGACTGTCGGCCCCGCCCCCGTCAGACGGAGGCCCCGCCCACAACAGCTGTGGGCCACGGTCCAATCAGGTGGAGGCCCCCGGGCGTCGGCCCCGCCCACCGGCTGTCGGCCACGCCCTCGTCAGATGGAGGCCCCGCCCCAATCAGATGTCGGCCCCGGCCTTTGGCCCCACCCCCTggagcgggccccgccccctaccGCGGGAGCCGCCCACCGGCTGTCGGCCACGACCTCGTCAGATGGAGGCCCCGCCCACAACAGCTGTGGGCCCCGACCCAATCAGATGGAGCTCCCGGgctttggccccgccccctgtggcgggccccggccccgcccccgtcaGATGGAGGTCCCGCCCACAACAGCTGTGGGCCACGGTCCAATCAGGTGGAGGCCCCCGGGCGTCGGCCCCGCCCACCGGCTGTCGGCCAAGCCCCCGTCGGCTGCAGGCCCCGCCCCAATCAGCTGTCGGCTCCGGCCTTTGGCCCCGCCCCAATCAGATGGAGCCCCAGGGctttggccccgccccctacCGCGGGAGCCGCCCACCGGCTGTCGGCCACGCCCTCGTCAGATGGAGGCCCCGCCCACAACAGGTGTGGGCCCCGACCCAATCAGATGGAGCTCCCGCGCTTTGGCCCCGCCCCCGTCaggcggaggccccgccccccacagCTGTGGGCCACGGCCCAATCAGGTGGCGGCCCCCGGGCgtcggccccgcccaccgccagcCGCCGCCATGTTGTGTGGCTGA